The following is a genomic window from Tursiops truncatus isolate mTurTru1 chromosome 7, mTurTru1.mat.Y, whole genome shotgun sequence.
GTCAGAAGCTTTCCTCTATCACCTCTAAGTCTGTCTACAAGACCACATGAAATAACGAAATTGGACTTTAAAATCAGACCTGCCCATTTAAAATCAGACCTCCCCAAAACAGTACCATACAAACAAGGATTTGTACTTACTGAACTGGAGCCTGGCAGGGAACGACTTCCAGGGAAGGAGCCAGGAAAGCTTTCTAATTCTGACATTAGTTTTGCAAGCTAAAAAGGGAGGACAGTAAACAGAAGTTATTGGTTTAGAATAACTACTGAAAACAAGTAAATTCTGGAAATCACAGTAGCACGTTTCAAAGAGTTTCTGATTTCCCCTATACATCTACCAAGActttaatagattaaaaaaagaaaagttaagttTAGGAAAAGAAACACAGTTTAAAACATATGTTATGAAAATTTCAGAGCTACATGGAAAATAATTCTTATGACAAAGATATAAGCAACAAGTGGCTTAGAGAAAAGCTGGGAAGGAAGGGTGAGTTCTAATACATTCAAAGTCAGATACCTACCATTGCTTTGTTTTGCTGTATATTTAAAGCCCTTTTCTCCAAAAAATTCATGCCACTTTCATCTTCTGAATCAGAATTGCAATCGGTCACAGAATTCTCTGAGGGTTCGGAGGGCACTGCTCTCTCGTTGGCAGCTCCCCTGGTATTTCGAGTTGGAAACTTCATGGCCACCCGGAGAGGTCCGGAACTTCTGCACTGACTGCGGGTCCGACAGCCCGCGTGGTCTGCCTGCAGCCTCTAGTCAATCAGAACAAGTGAGGCATTAATGACTTGCTGATTGTTGCACAGTCTGCAACAGTATGACTACAAAATATGCCTTTGGAACAAAAAGAGCTTGCAGCAAATACATTTGCACTGAACACTTTAATTGTCAAGTTTAATTGACAGCTCTGGGTAACAAAATCaagaattacaaataaatacaacaaCCTGAGTGTAGTTTAACTCGGGGAGCCTACGTGAGACACATTGTTATAAGCCACCTTCACAGTCCCTAGGCCAGTGGTTCCGagccatttttttaatgtgaaaatcccagctccctttttcatttctttaaaaatagaatctttatgcattttgaaaagaattCCCCTAGCAGTAAATACGTGTGCTctcataaatattatttcaatgcTTATGGCAATACTAAACTTTATTAAAAGATGTCTCAATGTTCTgtactactttttttaaaaactagcaaaatatataacataacataaaatttttcactggaaccatttttaagtgtagagttgaatgacattaaatacattcattgttctgcaaccatcaccaccatccatctccagaactttttcatcttcacaaactgaaactccatactcATTAAACAGTTACTCCCCACTCGCCTccccctcaacccctggcaaccacattctactttctgtctctatgagatCTGACTACCTCCCTCTCTTATCCACTTTTTGGAAGCCTAAAATTCTTAAAATCTCAGATTCCAAAAGTAGTATGTTTCCaccatttaaaatgtatgaaaattagccactggggaaatgcaaatcagaatcacAAGACATCACTTCCCACCCACTAGCAGAACCAAATCAATAAGTActgcaaggatgtggagaaactggaacccacACACCCACTCTGGTAGGACTGTAAAATGGTGCCGCCagtttggaagacagtctggcggttcctcaaaaggttaaccATACAGactatatgactcagcaattctactcctactGAAGAGTGTacgtccatacaaaaacctgtatgcacatgttcagagcagcatcaGTCCTAACAAAAGGTGCCAACAGCCGAaacgtccatcaactgatgagtggataaataaaatgtggtatattcacacaatggaatattattcagcaataaaaagatatgaagtaaaaaaaaaaaaaagatatgaagtactgacacatggaagaactttgaaaacattatgctaagtgaaagaagccagtcacaaaagaccacatattgtagggttccacttctaggaaatgcccaggataggcaaatctatgagacaaaatagattaACGGTTGTCAGGAACTGAGGATATTGGGAAAGGATGCAAAGTGACTGCTGATGGGTACagcatttctttttggggtgacaaaaatattctgaaaatgactgtggtgatggctgaaaacaaacaaaaaaaagagagaggcaaaAAATACCACCCATAAAGTCCCAGAAACGGAAGACTCATTTTTTAACATTCCAAAATCCCCACCGCTTTTTGTactattcttatatttttagtgTGCATGGGTTGAAAGATATAAAATGACAAAACTTTTATCAGTTCTTAAGCCTTTTAATCAATTGGCATTTTATCAATCGCAACAAATAGCATCTACAAAGAATTGAAACATTGCCCGGAAATGATTCAGGCTATAGACAATGTTGGGTGACATCCAGATTCGCAGATCAGCCCCTGCCAATAACTCCAATACATACTGATTCAGACCAACACCACCTCTTAGAGGAAATATTACATTATCGTGAAGTTAGACAGTGATAAACACTCGCTGGTCAGGCGTCCTCACTTATGTCAGTGCCGCTCAAGTGCGGTCCCAGGCAGTGGACCCGTGTCAGAGCACAATGAGCTAGAGAGCACGCACCTGACTGCAAATCAACAGTCTGTCGAGAAAGTCTTGCTAACAGAAAAACGTGTGCAGAAGTAACCAGCATGCTCGGGGAGAGTGGGACCGAGGTGCGTCAGCGGCAGCAGTGTCCTGAGCAGGACAACAGAGGCTAAAGGTAAGACAGCATGCACAGGAAAAGCCAACAGAGGAGCCAAAGTGGCAGCAGGCAGGGCCCTAATTGTCATTACCTGCACTTAAGCTCCTGCATGGGAGTTATCACAGGCTTTCCGGATGCAGGCATAGATCCACTACAGGAACCGACATTTACTGAAGGCCTACTCTAtgtcaggccctgggctgggcactTGAACTTAAATGTGAATGTAGCTCATCTTGAGGACACGTGTGCTTCCTCTGATTAGGCTGGATTTCTGTAGCAACAGAAATCTGCAGGCGGGCCAATTCTATCTTACCAGTTTCCAAGATTTTCAGAGACTACAAAAATGGTCAAGCTTTACAAGGAGAACTACATTAGCAAAAAACTGCTTTAAGACATGAAGAAAATActcttaaaactttttaaaagatcaacaaaatctTCTGGCATGACTAAAAcgaaaatcttaagaaaaaaaaaaactttttaggcAAGTACGTCATGCCTCTAAAGGTACCTTATTTCTTGATATTGGTGAAATTCTCAAACTCACCATTCCATCTTGTATCTCACTCTCTGAGAAACCGCAAAACGATTCATCATCAGAGTCGGCATGAAAAATACTGGCCAGTTCGTTAGTGACATCTGGCCTTGGTTTCTGTAAAAATCCACAATGGTCTAACACATCTTGCACCTCACTTTCTGAAAAGCCGCAGAAAGATTCATTATCAGAGTCCTCATAAAAAACATTTGCCAGTTCTTCACTGATATCTGACCTGAATTTAGgtttctgtaaaataaataaataaatgtggttgtgcattttttttccttttcaagaacCAATTTTCCATAAACCGTGCAGAGAGCAAATCACATTTACAAGTGCACTACAAGAGAATAGCTTTTGTTAcaaagaaaaatggttcagaGGTTTACAAATGATTTCTGAGTTGTTATGGCAAATCATCAGGCATGTTAGGTTAGGCGACATTTCAAAAGGATAGAATAAGTAGCTAATCTACCTCCAACAATTACTACCTAGAACCACAgcaaaaagtgaaatgaaattaCAGTGCATACTGTATTTTCATAACGGCTGTATAGAAATGTAAGCAAAAAGCAAGCAGTTTTAATCACGCACAAAGCATTGGAGGCATTTTGAGCACGGCAGACTCCATTCTGTTTATTCTCAGGCagcacttactgtgtttgcaAAATTAtcagaagcaaagctgtcacaaCTGTCATCAGAGGATGACGAGGTTTCCATGGAAATCAACTTCACATATCTGAATTTCTTGAAGTTCTTCTTTGCTCTGCGATCCTTTTGCTGCAAACAGAAATGGCAACACTATTAAATGGGTTGCTTACCGCAGAATCTAACGAAAGATATCATTTTTGAGTTGAGTAGGTTCAAACAGCACAGAGGAGATGTGTCCACTTCTTATACCCTACACAGAAAAAGGCGGGTTTGCAATTGCtacaaaaattttttcaaaaccaGGTAATATCCTAAAAAGAGATCCCTGTGAAGGAACATTATAACGACAACTATCAATTTATTCAAATATCTGTAGAGCTACCCCTTTACCCACCTTAAGAGCCCCAAACTCTTAACATTATTATACTGAGCTCCCAAGGCATTAAAAGCtaaactccttaaaaaaaaaaaaaaaaaaaaaaaaaaaaagctaaactcCTAAAAtctgcccttaaaaaaaaattaaactgtactTCAAAAGTACAAAATGGTAGTGATTTCTCTCCCTCAGCCAAAATCAAGCTAATGAGATCTTTCTATGTAAGCTTTGGGCTCTGTACTGTGATGCTAATTTCCCAAACTGTAAAAACTGGGCAGCACCTCTACTTCGAGATGGCAGGCTTTCAAACAGGCCTGTGCCAATCAGGAGGGGTAGAGTGATTTCAGCACAAGTCCTTACAAATCAAATATATCGACCCAGTGAACAAATGTACAGGAGCCAAGTTAAAGGTCAAACAGTCCTCCAAACCCAGGTAGAATGCCTGATTCCACTTCAGGGCTCTATTAGGCTGGCCAGACATTCAGCTCTTTCTGCAGTCCCCTTGCTGCACAAGTCTTAAGTTTTTAGAAGTCCTTTCATAAGACACAAATGGCCTGTGGATATGAAAATGCAGCCTTCATTCATGAACACTGAATAGCCTGGCACTGCTCATCAGAACACGCAACTGGCATCAATCTCATGTAAAAAGATGGCCGTTTCTaccatttcttaatatttaatgagATTTCTTAAATGCTGTATTAGTAGttcctatatttttctcttctgaagtATAGCCATGGAGTAACAGAAGTGACTCCTTACACTGAAAACTTTTGAAAAGGCAAGCTCTGCTAGGGGTCCCACAAAAATAATGCCAAGATGTGAGGTGTCGGGTGAACAGAACATTCTGACCTTCCTTCTATACTTAACATTATGCATTTCTCttgcaaataaaattattttcatgatcATGGGACCCAACCACCCAGTACTCCTCAACAGACTCCATTCAATCATCTTAGGAAGTTTTAGTCTTTTGTCCTTTTAGAAAGGCAGGCAAATGTGATAATAGGTAGAGGTACTACCTATTAAAGGAGATCTCAGAaactccccattttccagatgagcaaaTTAAAGGCTCCAAGGAGGTGAAACAGATTGCTCAAGATCACAGGGTTGCAAGGAGTCTGCAGTCTCCTAAAACAGCAAAGCTCCTTGCACTACTGCAGGAATTATCACCATTCGCTCATCAGTATACCTGCCAGCAGTCAGACGCCCAAGACAGCCTCAAGGGAGGCATTCTGTTGGAAGCTCGCAGGGAAATTCCTGCTGAGCTTTAACTAGTCACCACATGCCAAGAGTTAGTTATCAGGCAAATGTATACCTGGAGGAAAAGACCTAGAAAGAAGCAAGGCAAATGATCATGGTTGAGATGGACTTTCTTGGCAGATAGGTAATAACTAACATCACTTAATAGGTGTttttttgtgccaggcactaagtATGCTTTCACATTAATTCCTTGCAACaaaggtggaaactgaggctcagagaggtgaaaggaACTATTCAAGTCCCACGATGGCccaaatttgaacccaggcacgTCAGAGTCCAAGTCCAGCTACACGTCTTATGCCGAAAACCAATGCCCAGGTCCATTCAGGAGAGCTGTCTCTGAAACCACGCCCCCAACACgccctctcccacccacctccagggAATCCCAGCCTTCCCACGTGGGCCCCTTACCCATATTTATTTTAAGCGTGTCACTCTCTTCCTTTTCACCCAACCCCCACCCTCTAACCTCTTCTGGGGCAGACCCTCCGTTCCGGTTTCCGTTAGAGCAGAAAGTAACGTTCCATCAGGGCTACGTCCCGCTGCTGAGAGgatggttggggggtggggaagggagtgggaaATGAGCAAACGGTCGGCGAACCGTTCAGACCAAGTCCTTCCGCTGCACTAAATCCCCGCCTGGGACTAGAAATGCCCCCTCAAGTGTGCATAACCCAAGTTCTAAAGAGACCGATTTGCAAGACCTTTAAACTCCAAACCCTCAGTGGTTACAAGCGCCTGCCGGCATGGTTGATGCAAAAGCGGGCGGGAAGCGCGCGCAAGGACCCCCAGTACGCGCGGGGCTGCGCGCGGGAAAGGGCCTGGAGGCTGCAGGGCGGCGTTCCCCTCCGCGCCCCGCGGGCAGGTCTGCGTACAGCGGACACAATGGGCCCCCCCGGCCAGCCCCCAGCGCACGTGCACCTCGGGCGCACGTGGCCTCGAGCTCCCCGGGGCTGCCAACCATCCTGCAAAGCTCTCAAATCTCCGGACCGCCCGCGCGCCGGGTGCACACGCCCGTCGGGGGCAACCCCTAGTCCCCGAACTACCCCCAAGTGCACAACATCAGGGGCTTGGCTCAACGGGCGCCGCCCAGGACGGCCACCAGTTGATAAGGGCACTCCGCCGCGGAGATGGAGGGGGTCCGCCCGTGCCCAACACCCACCGCGCCCATCCCGCGCCTTCGCCCGTCCAGCCTCACCGGCACGCGGCGAGCGTCCATGCTGGCGGCTGGCGCTCTGAGCGCTGAGAGCTGAGAAGCCGCGCGCGCCTCCGTCCCACCACGCAGGAGCCGGAGCTCGAGCAGCGCGGGCCGGCGGGCGGGGCGCTCAGAGCCGGGGCCGGAGGGGCGGGGCGCGGCAGGCTTTCCCGCGTTGGGGCGCAGGTCCTGCCAGCTATGGTAACGGTCCACCCGCGCGAGAGACCCACTCGGCCCCGGAAAAAAAGCGGTCCCCCCCAGATACCCTGAAGTCCTGTGATAGCCGTGCAGTCCCCTAAAATCCTCCTTGGAACTGTGATGCCTTGGGAGCTCCAGGACCACTCCTCTTTACGTAGCTGCACGGTCCCGAGCGAATGGCGCGAAAATGGGTCGTATTGCCCCGGGGTTAGCAGGCTGATTTGCATGAATTCCGGGGCTGGGAGAGGAAAGTGGAGATGGGAGTCGTGGAGAGCTGCGCCGGCCTCAGCATTTAGCACTTTCCCTGCGGTGTGCGGTTTAcgttatataaaataaaaatcaaagaaccaAGCACGAACTCCACCGTTTATCAGCCCAGGCACTGCCCCTAGATGTAGCACCTCTTATCTGGTAACCGCACCATTATCTGAAGCAATAAAATGAGTTAAATCCTGATCTTTCTTTCCAGAAAGCACGGGAAGTTGTTTTATATAAGACTTGTGGTTTTGAAATGAGAAAGGGCTACTGTTAGTTAAGACTCATCTACGGGATAATAAAGTCTAGAAATTATAGAAGAATGGAAGCTAAAGACTGCATTAATGTGGTTTGGAGTTAACGTTCTTCGTCAAAATTTAGAATTACCTAAGTCAGAATGAGCCTGAGATTTTTCATTGCCCTTTGAAACGAACCTGACATTACGACGAAATACAGTGTgaggcttaaaaaaattttttttgtagagAACAGGGGAAAAAGttgcttttagaagaaaaagtaaaataaattgtgTTGCTTTAAAAGACCTTAATTATAATCTTACGTTTAAAACAAGTGCTTTAAATGAAGCATTCGCTTTCTCCTTCAAAACTTCTCTTGGGAATATTCCTTTGCAGGGAGAGAGCATGCGTGAACACACTGCGTTCCTCTCCGGTTATATTGAATACAAAAACTTGTGAATAATCGATGCACGATaacgtggattggaagaatcgttAAGAACTTGATCGGAGTTTTCGAGCCTTTCTACTACACGCCTGATCCATGGTCACTCTGCCACAGAGCGAGGAACAAAGAACTCAGGGTCTGGAAGGTAGGCGCCAGGAGAGTTTGTTGGTCTGTCTGGCGAAATTGCTGGCAGTAGcgagccctcaataaatatttgttgagtaaataaaCGACTGCATGAATGGTGAATGAACTAAAATTGTCGTTAGTACTGTGTCCTTGGGAATACAATCTTGTGCCACTAAAATTAAACATGTGAGAATTTGGAATTGTTAAACTACATAAAGTAGGGGAAGATTAACTCACTTTGCCTATTTCTTCTGATAAGAAAAGTATTAGTCTTGCTGGGGCACCAGAatatagttttcatattttttaaggtTAAGATCACTGGTCTATTAGTCTTTTcagtaatcaggaaaatgcaaattaaaacagagaTACAGTTTCACTCAGACTGGCCAAAAATTTAAAGCCTGTTAAGACCAGGTGTTGGTAAGGGTATGAGGAAATCCCTGAAATGATGTTATTAGTGTAAATGTTTCACTTGGGAGTGCAATTCAGGAATATTTAGCAAAACCACTTCCGGATATATACCCTAAAACAAAGTTTTTCATGCTGCAAGTTAGAACCCATTGGCAAattgtgaaatcaatttagtgggttGCAACTAgcgtattttcttctttctttttgaaatagaattttaaaaataagagtagtGTGAGTATTGTTTCCTGAAGCGCTTGTGCCTGTCTGTGTGTATGCTGTGTAAAACGCGTACTTCTTATTGTGCTTCACCATCAACAAAGTTTCCAAGATACTGTCCTGGAGAAGGTACATTATGAGTCTTGTACTGATGCTCTCTCTCCTTTATTCGTTCAGCTGAGGCTTGCCAACACCCATGACACCAGGCACTATTCTGAGAACTGGGACATAAAGCCCATGAAGTTGACATTCTAGTGGAGGACTGGAAGTAAACAATAAGATAATTTCAGGTGTGATAACTTCCAAGAAGGAGGAGAGATGGATAGGAAATGAAAGAGGTACCaattcagaaaatagaaacagaaaacaaaaaagaaaatagaaacaggaaAGGAGGTGTTATCTGATCAGGAACCTGAATAAAAATAAGGGAGGAAGCCATAGGAAGATGAAGGAAGTGCTGGTATCAGGCAGAGTGAACAGAAGCCCAGTAAAGGACCATACTGGACTACAGAAAGCTAGGGAAAGAGAGGGTGAGGGGACAGatcacatggggcttccctggccaTAGGAAGAGGTTTGGATTTTATATCAGGTATGATAGGAAGGATTCTGATGAAGACAAGACCCAATCAGACTCCATGGGCTGTGTGAACTATAAACTAAAGGGGGGCAAGAGTGAGACACTTACGAGCCCCTGGAGGAAAAAATGATGGCTTGGACTAGGGTGATCGTGGGATGGGGGGAAGTGGTCAGATTTTAAGATGTATTATTTTGAAGGTGGAGCTAACCAGACCAGAGGAGTGGATGGTTCATTCACAGTAGTATTTGTGTATCGTAGTAAAATATTGCCAACAACCTAAATGGCCCTCAGAAGGGAAATGGAGACATGAACAGTGGTGTATTCATACAATAGAATTTGAAGTGTTCAAAGGAATGGCATAGCTTGCTTGCATCAATGTAAGTAAATCTTAAAGTTGAATGGAAAAGCAGATTGCAAACATTTCTGTAAAGTATACCCCTTATgcaaattttaaacacaaaacaTACATAAGTTGCGAAAGTATATAAAGACATGTGCAGTTGGAATAGGATACAGGTTAACTCTGAGGAgggaaagatggaggaaggaggggagggtcaGGTCTTCAATGtatgaagcaaatatggcaaaatgttaaatgtGAGTGGTAGATGCATAAgtgtcttttatattttcaccttctgtgggatttttttgtatctgaaacattttatgataaaaaactttaattttgaaacatttgtTATGTCAGTCAAGATATATATTGTAGTGTTAAATATGCGGTCCCTTTATAGGGTCCTATAAATTGGAATACGAGTTAGTCTTATAATTTTAGCCATCTCATAAAGGTTTTATGTCACTATGTTAATCATATACaggtaaatatgttcattttgaaCGAAAGACACAAAATGAGTAAGAATGGAAATTCAGTGTGCAGAGATGAGGGCGCAGGCCAGAGCAAAGGTAATAGGTACATACCTGACATTTCATAAGCACGCACCTGACATACACAGACAGGATCTGGTACGAGGGCTATAAATACAGCACATACTCAGTAACTACTTATTACTAGCCAGAATGATTGTAGGAGGAACGTTAAATCtgtaaaacattctaaaatacCAGTCTCCTGTTGAAGAGCTTTGAACTCCTCAGGCTGTTACGAACTTTCAGGAAGGTTGTGTGCTGTCCCATAGCTT
Proteins encoded in this region:
- the CDCA7 gene encoding cell division cycle-associated protein 7 isoform X1, which encodes MDARRVPQKDRRAKKNFKKFRYVKLISMETSSSSDDSCDSFASDNFANTKPKFRSDISEELANVFYEDSDNESFCGFSESEVQDVLDHCGFLQKPRPDVTNELASIFHADSDDESFCGFSESEIQDGMRLQADHAGCRTRSQCRSSGPLRVAMKFPTRNTRGAANERAVPSEPSENSVTDCNSDSEDESGMNFLEKRALNIQQNKAMLAKLMSELESFPGSFPGSRSLPGSSSRPKTPRRRTFPGVSCRRNPERRARPLTRSRSRVLGSHSAPPTEDEEEDEEEEDKYMLVRKRKPVAGYVNEDDMPRSRRPGSMALPHIIRPVDEITEEELDNICSNSREKIYNRSLGTTCHQCRQKTMDTKTNCRNPECWGVRGQFCGPCLRNRYGEEVRDALLDPSWHCPPCRGICNCSFCRQRDGRCATGVLVYLAKYHGFGNVHAYLKSLKQEFEMQA